A genomic window from Ascaphus truei isolate aAscTru1 chromosome 1, aAscTru1.hap1, whole genome shotgun sequence includes:
- the LOC142482220 gene encoding uncharacterized protein LOC142482220: MMQNCSNLETYSKQADKLKNKFIKRKYPIDELEDTLSLVQKMDRNELLEYRERKNEQGARRKVSFVTQFWQADENKHHVYARNTSSDTVQVDTNIAPEGHVSPEREQVSSPGSASSTHLEEHDEEDYDDDDDDDDDDDAAATAIDTQIQASDHEEVPIETVLSPKRPANTTYDAIVASEGKIVEAENRRHSDLMTVLERMIALQEETVSQLAHLHRVFIEVPKQLQKINTSFEALVVQQTQANYWRMTNVPQFNTSQAGSVHAGQFSPHSSDIHSPGPNVTGQVADIAVQVPDDILPLPSVQIQQQTPTKEATKTKQDTHETDQPSLVQCLPTCSHVSVGTSPVREQSLPKSPVGESLAKSPVGESLPKSPVGESLPKSPVGESLPKSPVGESLATSPVGESLATSPVGEQSLPKSPVGESLPKSPVGESLPKSPVGESLATSPAREVPEATQSGSVVPKVGGKRKRKIQETTSRPVTRSQKEQKK; this comes from the exons ATGATGCAGAATTGCTCTAATTTGGAGACTTATTCCAAACAGGCGGACAAACTCAAAAATAAATTTATAAAACGGAAATATCCTATAGATGAACTTGAAGATACTTTATCCCTAGTCCAAAAAATGGACAGGAATGAACTCTTGGAGTATAGGGAGAGGAAAAATGAGCAAGGAGCTCGGAGGAAGGTTTCCTTCGTCACGCA GTTTTGGCAGGCTGATGAGAATAAACACCATGTTTATGCAAgaaacacatccagcgatact GTACAGGTTGATAccaaca ttgcccctgaaggacatgtgtcacctgagagggaacaagtgtcttcacctgggtcagccagctcaacacacctagaag aacatgatgaagaggattatgatgatgatgatgatgatgatgatgatgatgatgccgccgccaccgccatagacacacaaatacaagcaagtgaccatgaagaggttccaattgaaactgttttatcgccaaaacgtccagcaaataccacatatgatgcaattgtagcttctgagggaaaaattgtggaagcagaaaatcgtcgccattctgacctgatgacagtgctggaaaggatgattgcactgcaggaagaaacagtttcacaattggcacatctccacagagtcttcattgaagtgcctaaacagttgcaaaaaatcaacacctcattcgaagcattagttgttcagcaaacacaagctaattactggagaatgactaatgtaccacaattcaacacctcacaggcaggatctgttcatgcaggtcagttttcaccacattcatctgatattcattcaccaggcccaaatgttaccggtcaagtagcagacattgctgtgcaggttcctgatgacatcctaccgctgccatctgtacaaattcagcagcagacacctacaaaggaggcgacaaaaacaaaacaagacacacatgaaacagaccaaccatcacttgtgcagtgtctaccaacttgctcacatgtgtcagtgggcacaagccctgtccgtgaacagtcactacccaaaagccctgtaggtgagtcactggccaaaagccctgtaggtgaatcgctgcccaaaagccctgtaggtgaatcgctgcccaaaagccctgtaggtgaatcactgcccaaaagccctgtaggtgagtcactggccacaagccctgtaggtgagtcactggccacaagccctgtaggtgaacagtcactacccaaaagccctgtaggtgagtcactgcccaaaagccctgtaggtgaatcactgcccaaaagccctgtaggtgagtcactggccacaagccctgcccgtgaagtgccagaggccactcaaagtggctctgttgtgcctaaagttggtggcaaaagaaaaaggaaaattcaagagacaacaagcaggcctgttactcgctcgcaaaaggaacaaaaaaaataa